The following proteins are co-located in the Candidatus Nitrotoga sp. AM1P genome:
- a CDS encoding Smr/MutS family protein: MKKKEDQPASINAELFQQVLDGVIPLPPSNRISLAQPLRHVPPRSTVISPPLIEDTLSDNDTEGDVPTEFLRSGMSRMTLRKLRRGRWPMQDTLDLHGFHSDAARKLLLEFLRDAVQHSLRFVCVIHGKGWQAGGKEGVLKSRVRHWLSQYSEVLAFCGAPLNAGGSGAVWVLLKVGGQSSDILDK, encoded by the coding sequence ATGAAAAAGAAAGAGGATCAGCCTGCATCTATTAATGCCGAGTTATTTCAACAGGTACTGGATGGTGTTATTCCGTTGCCGCCATCCAACCGCATCTCCTTAGCTCAACCATTACGTCACGTACCGCCACGTAGTACTGTAATTTCTCCCCCCTTAATTGAAGACACATTGTCCGACAATGATACTGAGGGTGATGTTCCGACCGAGTTTCTGCGTTCTGGTATGTCGCGCATGACCCTGCGCAAGTTGCGGCGTGGGCGATGGCCGATGCAAGATACCCTGGATTTACACGGTTTTCATAGTGATGCCGCACGCAAGCTATTGCTTGAATTCTTGCGCGATGCGGTGCAGCATAGTTTGCGCTTTGTGTGCGTGATACACGGCAAAGGATGGCAAGCGGGTGGTAAGGAAGGTGTACTGAAAAGCCGTGTGCGCCATTGGTTGTCTCAATATTCCGAAGTGCTGGCATTTTGCGGAGCGCCGCTAAATGCAGGTGGTAGTGGCGCGGTTTGGGTATTGCTTAAGGTAGGTGGTCAAAGCAGCGATATTTTGGATAAATGA
- a CDS encoding PQQ-dependent sugar dehydrogenase — protein MSWADSLQLDKLRLPPGFKIELLTDAVPNARQMALGRYADGRGVLYVGSMAAGNVYAVELKQDRAAAVHIIASGLTKPVGVAYQAGQLYVSAVSRILRLDGIDDRLINPPKPIVVTDRLPTEAHHGWKFIAFGPDGWLYVPVGAPCNICNPGERFANIQRMKSDGSAMEVVARGVRNSVGFDWSPIDSSLWFTDNGRDMLGDDLPSDELNHVSKSGQHFGYPYCHQGDTPDPEFGAQRKCEEFVTPVVKLGAHVASLGMRFYTGKQFPDAYRNNVFIAEHGSWNRSQKVGYQIVRVVLDSQGGVVRHEPFISGWLQKDASGKESVWGRPADVLVMPDGSLLISDDLAGAIYRVKYTL, from the coding sequence ATGTCCTGGGCCGATAGCCTGCAACTCGATAAGCTGCGCCTTCCGCCTGGTTTTAAAATTGAATTGCTGACCGACGCCGTACCTAATGCGCGCCAGATGGCTCTGGGGCGATATGCGGACGGTCGGGGTGTACTCTATGTAGGTAGTATGGCTGCCGGAAATGTCTACGCAGTTGAGCTAAAGCAGGATCGAGCAGCTGCAGTACACATTATTGCATCGGGGCTTACGAAGCCCGTAGGCGTGGCTTATCAAGCGGGCCAGTTATATGTATCCGCCGTATCCCGAATTCTTCGTTTGGATGGAATTGATGATCGATTAATCAATCCGCCCAAACCCATTGTGGTCACTGATCGTCTTCCCACGGAAGCCCATCACGGCTGGAAATTCATCGCGTTCGGCCCCGATGGTTGGCTGTATGTGCCAGTTGGCGCACCTTGCAATATTTGTAATCCAGGCGAACGCTTTGCCAATATCCAACGGATGAAATCTGATGGTAGCGCGATGGAAGTAGTGGCACGTGGCGTACGGAATTCAGTCGGTTTTGACTGGAGTCCGATCGATAGTTCGCTATGGTTCACCGATAATGGGCGGGACATGCTAGGAGATGATCTACCGAGCGACGAACTCAATCACGTTTCAAAGTCCGGTCAACATTTTGGTTATCCATACTGTCATCAAGGTGATACGCCAGACCCGGAATTTGGAGCCCAGCGAAAATGTGAAGAGTTCGTGACGCCGGTAGTTAAGCTTGGAGCACACGTCGCATCCCTTGGAATGAGGTTTTATACTGGAAAGCAATTTCCAGATGCATATCGGAATAACGTGTTCATTGCTGAGCACGGTTCATGGAATAGAAGCCAAAAAGTGGGCTACCAGATTGTCAGGGTGGTACTTGATAGCCAGGGTGGAGTCGTTCGTCATGAACCCTTCATTAGCGGCTGGTTGCAAAAGGATGCCAGCGGCAAAGAATCGGTTTGGGGTCGTCCTGCCGACGTATTGGTCATGCCTGACGGTTCGCTGCTTATTAGTGACGACCTTGCAGGGGCAATTTACCGGGTGAAATATACGCTTTGA